A portion of the Blautia hansenii DSM 20583 genome contains these proteins:
- a CDS encoding cadherin-like beta sandwich domain-containing protein, producing the protein MKKRRNANRVLSLLLVMALLITGMPVSVHATGDMETPVVEAGEILSGTGQEAEISETEIPTVIEAGTTYTLTEDIVFTEGQTFERIAGTLDGNGHTITLADKPLANEVTGTIQNLGVTSENVIVSDKTFGSMAITLSGTIQNCYSTAKIKLTGWAGEVGGLVGTFRSGAVKNTYFGGSIDAMMAGGLVGIRETEESILSNSYYATDKASSASGPVSWGKKPEDGNSFKKTLEELKSAAQLLNKDIPDTGFTWTSPSDGSNQGLPVLRQSGGNPEPEQIDKTALQNAVNEGKRLEQDRYTEKSWKAFSEALDVAEQVLQKSDVKQTEIEEALKALNAAKEQLEKKKVTEPVAPPKDENQVVHIKKQADLEKIDAEKTDVYYVLDNDITLDKKYKAFFEFNATFDGNGHTVTFEDTTWLFQSVGEQGILQNTHFTGTLASWAESGPAGYDLKGAIINCYTDVKGDGACGFAKRLTGGRLINSYSISEGKIAVLFKEYKGGNLINSYWSDSGKNPVQFPAEALINSSAKSEDDMKTKEFVELLNKNKGEFGIAWGQNSTGYPYFGENQEYNPNKPNFPENKYEIEFAFADGVTETIENQTLYVSPDEVGAFNLAGTFHLKELPTTSTVSWNITDVKPDRALSIGADRGELRVDAEGSAIVSATERKADASTETVAWVKVIAKSQIIEQIKLFIDGEDVTNGKIKVEGSEWKNIQVQAKYQGSEEFIPVHSSRFTYAPSDGKLIYNLNSSSEFKFNKPGTASMTVTAKANPEIKAEVEATSSYVPVESVKPAISGEKEIHSRNANDPDNYAFLPDYSGVIVSPENASYAGNWTVTSSNPSVADYVDSMVKGYVPYKAGTVTYTAKIEQTNPETKKTSVVSGTSEVTYKYKNPLTKITIDESNLQMENFTEQLLNLTFEGELSKDGWSVTDPQLEWSYDKAGIVKIVRKEQGYWKKGNPEWDNAPDKGSFITSDKYYVQSLKEGTVTVTGTPIDKTNKVEPIKFTVTVSGGETPQVDIDALVNKGLQGAKEHFASKYPEENYQYNNNDWIVYARLRAGETISQEKLDAYYQSVADTVKKWSKKQKPTDMERVALSLLIMNKDITDVDGVNLVEMIYNHPSLDMGANELAWALLVTDAKGMEIPTDAKWNRESIITALLKFQNEENGGFGLVDNQTVSVDMTAMCLQALAPYRNINVKVHQAVEAGLEYLKNSMSDAYDFGTSESTAQVLLTLTSLGIDSLNSDFGTPYSNMITCLMDNYYCETEKGNGFCHDKSNKKLNEMSSVQVFQAFTAYTQVKAGEKTYWDLTEENQKTEVEEVIQLIENLPAMKDLTVEDAEVVLSIQALYESLTEDEQQLVHNAEKLQKAIERIEELKTLGEEVGKVTLTIMDGLKKEEKMLSLLEENEIKGMMLQTQATIYQTDSMMSVIERACKENGFSISIRNGEYIEEIDGLGEFDRGPGSGWVGTLNDEFTKTGFADFTVENGKLKDKDVITVEYTENLGKDVTENAELSTLGITDGKLSPEYARDTYEYTLSVGEKVKEITLNPKSYNRYAETVIKSADKVYESGQAIPVEDGTKIEIVSKKTVRGEDIKTYLLTIEQKKTSQPEPQPEPNPEPNPNPDEQKEITLVNKKYGVSLKGKGLEQDMELLVTPLDKDSEAVKAMRKEIPSAKSVFRLYDVVIRQNGKNLELPKEAVLSIPVGEKYNGQQLTVLHYIDGKVEKLNGKSADDMVSVSVKSLGGFGVVVDTPSNSQGNNQSGNQSNGSNGGVKTGDEAQLMLWMCIGVISLGTITALYRRKKNIK; encoded by the coding sequence GAAGTATGGCGATTACTTTAAGCGGAACCATTCAGAACTGCTATTCTACGGCTAAAATAAAATTAACTGGGTGGGCAGGAGAAGTAGGAGGTCTTGTAGGAACTTTCCGCTCAGGAGCAGTTAAAAATACGTACTTTGGTGGAAGTATTGACGCTATGATGGCAGGCGGACTTGTTGGAATTCGAGAAACGGAAGAAAGTATTTTATCTAACAGTTATTATGCGACAGATAAAGCTTCGTCAGCTTCGGGACCTGTATCTTGGGGAAAAAAGCCTGAAGACGGAAATAGTTTCAAAAAAACATTAGAGGAATTAAAGTCTGCAGCGCAATTATTAAATAAAGATATTCCGGACACAGGATTTACATGGACTTCTCCATCAGATGGAAGTAATCAAGGGTTACCTGTTTTAAGACAGAGTGGAGGAAATCCAGAACCTGAACAGATAGATAAAACAGCTCTCCAAAATGCTGTAAATGAAGGAAAGCGACTGGAGCAGGACAGATATACTGAAAAAAGTTGGAAAGCATTTTCTGAAGCATTAGATGTAGCAGAACAAGTTTTGCAGAAATCAGATGTAAAGCAGACAGAAATTGAGGAAGCTTTGAAAGCCTTAAATGCGGCAAAAGAACAATTAGAAAAGAAAAAAGTAACAGAACCGGTTGCTCCGCCAAAAGATGAAAACCAGGTTGTTCATATTAAAAAGCAGGCAGATTTGGAGAAAATAGACGCTGAAAAGACAGACGTTTACTATGTTCTTGATAATGATATTACATTAGACAAAAAATATAAGGCGTTTTTTGAATTTAACGCTACCTTTGATGGAAATGGACATACGGTTACTTTTGAAGATACTACATGGTTGTTTCAGAGTGTTGGAGAACAAGGGATTTTACAAAATACACATTTTACCGGTACTTTAGCTTCATGGGCAGAAAGCGGGCCGGCAGGATATGATTTAAAAGGTGCAATTATTAACTGTTATACAGACGTGAAAGGCGATGGAGCCTGTGGATTTGCAAAACGTCTTACAGGCGGCAGATTGATTAATAGTTATTCTATTAGCGAAGGGAAAATAGCTGTTTTATTTAAAGAATATAAAGGAGGTAACTTAATCAATTCCTATTGGTCTGACAGTGGGAAAAATCCAGTACAATTTCCGGCAGAAGCATTAATAAATTCTTCTGCAAAGTCAGAAGATGATATGAAGACGAAGGAATTTGTAGAGCTTTTAAACAAGAATAAGGGTGAGTTTGGCATCGCATGGGGACAAAATAGTACAGGATATCCTTATTTTGGGGAGAATCAGGAATATAATCCCAACAAACCAAATTTTCCGGAAAATAAATATGAAATAGAGTTTGCTTTTGCAGATGGTGTAACAGAGACAATTGAAAATCAGACTTTATATGTATCACCGGATGAGGTAGGTGCTTTTAATCTGGCAGGAACATTTCACTTAAAAGAATTACCGACTACGAGTACAGTGTCATGGAACATAACAGATGTAAAGCCGGACAGGGCCTTATCAATAGGGGCAGATCGAGGTGAACTTCGAGTAGATGCAGAGGGTTCTGCCATTGTATCAGCAACAGAAAGAAAAGCAGATGCATCCACAGAAACAGTTGCTTGGGTAAAAGTAATTGCAAAATCACAGATAATTGAACAAATTAAGCTTTTTATTGATGGAGAGGATGTAACTAACGGTAAAATAAAAGTAGAAGGTTCCGAATGGAAAAATATTCAGGTACAGGCAAAATATCAGGGAAGCGAAGAATTTATTCCGGTACATAGTTCTCGTTTTACTTATGCGCCAAGTGATGGAAAATTGATTTATAACTTAAACTCATCCAGCGAATTTAAGTTCAACAAGCCGGGAACAGCATCTATGACAGTGACCGCAAAGGCAAACCCCGAAATAAAAGCAGAGGTAGAAGCAACTTCTTCCTATGTACCTGTTGAAAGTGTGAAGCCGGCTATTTCGGGAGAAAAAGAAATTCATTCCAGAAATGCCAATGATCCTGACAATTATGCGTTTTTGCCGGATTACAGCGGTGTGATTGTATCACCGGAAAATGCCAGCTATGCGGGTAACTGGACAGTAACCAGCAGCAATCCGTCTGTTGCCGACTATGTAGACAGTATGGTGAAGGGATATGTGCCATATAAAGCGGGTACAGTCACTTATACGGCAAAAATCGAACAGACAAATCCTGAGACAAAGAAAACAAGCGTAGTAAGCGGAACTTCAGAGGTTACTTATAAGTATAAAAATCCATTAACAAAAATAACCATAGATGAAAGCAACCTCCAGATGGAAAACTTCACAGAACAGCTCCTTAACTTAACCTTTGAGGGAGAGCTTTCCAAGGATGGCTGGAGTGTTACCGATCCACAGCTGGAATGGTCTTATGATAAAGCTGGAATTGTAAAGATTGTCCGTAAAGAACAGGGATATTGGAAAAAAGGAAATCCGGAATGGGATAATGCGCCGGATAAAGGCTCTTTTATTACCAGCGACAAGTATTATGTGCAGTCTTTAAAAGAAGGTACTGTAACGGTAACGGGAACCCCGATAGATAAGACAAATAAAGTAGAGCCTATAAAATTCACCGTTACTGTGTCAGGCGGGGAAACACCACAGGTAGATATTGATGCGTTGGTAAACAAAGGATTACAGGGGGCAAAAGAGCATTTTGCATCCAAATATCCGGAAGAAAATTATCAGTATAACAATAACGACTGGATTGTGTATGCACGTCTGCGTGCAGGAGAAACCATTTCACAGGAAAAATTAGATGCTTATTATCAGTCTGTGGCAGACACAGTGAAAAAATGGAGTAAAAAGCAGAAACCCACAGATATGGAGCGTGTGGCATTGTCCTTGTTAATTATGAACAAAGACATTACGGATGTAGACGGTGTAAATCTGGTAGAAATGATTTATAATCATCCGAGCTTAGATATGGGTGCAAATGAGCTGGCATGGGCGCTGCTGGTAACGGATGCAAAAGGAATGGAAATTCCCACAGATGCAAAATGGAACAGAGAGAGTATCATAACTGCACTTTTGAAATTCCAGAATGAAGAAAACGGCGGTTTCGGACTTGTGGATAATCAGACGGTCAGTGTGGATATGACAGCTATGTGCTTGCAGGCGCTGGCTCCGTACAGAAATATAAATGTAAAAGTTCATCAGGCAGTGGAAGCAGGATTAGAATATTTGAAGAATTCCATGTCTGACGCTTATGACTTTGGAACATCTGAAAGTACAGCGCAGGTACTGCTTACTTTGACGAGTTTAGGTATTGATTCTTTAAATTCCGATTTTGGAACTCCTTATAGTAATATGATTACCTGTCTTATGGACAACTATTATTGTGAAACAGAAAAAGGAAATGGTTTCTGCCATGATAAAAGTAATAAAAAGTTAAATGAAATGTCCAGTGTTCAGGTATTTCAGGCATTTACAGCTTATACACAGGTAAAAGCAGGAGAAAAGACTTATTGGGATTTAACAGAAGAAAATCAAAAAACAGAAGTAGAAGAAGTTATTCAGCTTATTGAAAACCTTCCGGCAATGAAAGATTTAACAGTGGAAGATGCAGAAGTTGTGCTTTCCATTCAGGCGTTGTATGAAAGCCTTACAGAAGATGAACAGCAGCTTGTACATAATGCAGAGAAGTTACAGAAAGCTATTGAACGCATTGAGGAATTAAAAACGCTGGGTGAAGAAGTCGGTAAAGTTACTTTAACGATTATGGACGGCTTAAAGAAGGAAGAAAAAATGTTGTCCCTTCTGGAAGAAAACGAAATAAAGGGTATGATGCTTCAGACACAGGCAACGATTTATCAGACGGACTCTATGATGAGCGTAATTGAACGTGCCTGCAAGGAAAATGGCTTTAGTATTTCTATTCGAAACGGAGAATATATTGAAGAAATTGACGGACTTGGCGAATTTGACCGTGGACCGGGCAGCGGCTGGGTAGGTACTTTAAATGACGAATTTACAAAAACCGGTTTTGCGGATTTTACAGTAGAAAACGGCAAGTTAAAAGATAAGGACGTAATTACAGTAGAATATACGGAAAATCTGGGAAAAGACGTAACAGAAAATGCCGAATTATCTACACTGGGAATTACAGACGGTAAATTGTCACCGGAATATGCAAGAGATACTTATGAATATACGCTTTCAGTGGGAGAAAAGGTAAAAGAAATTACATTAAATCCGAAATCTTATAATCGCTATGCGGAAACAGTAATAAAGTCAGCAGATAAGGTTTATGAAAGCGGACAGGCTATTCCTGTGGAAGACGGAACAAAAATTGAAATTGTTTCTAAAAAAACAGTAAGAGGAGAAGACATCAAAACGTATCTTCTTACCATAGAGCAGAAAAAGACTTCACAGCCTGAGCCACAACCGGAACCAAATCCTGAGCCAAATCCAAATCCGGATGAGCAGAAAGAAATTACATTGGTAAATAAAAAGTATGGAGTTTCTTTAAAAGGAAAAGGTCTTGAGCAGGATATGGAGCTTTTGGTAACACCTCTTGATAAAGACAGTGAAGCAGTGAAAGCAATGAGAAAGGAAATTCCTTCTGCAAAATCTGTATTCCGTTTATATGATGTTGTTATCCGACAGAATGGAAAGAACTTAGAGCTTCCTAAGGAAGCAGTGCTGTCTATTCCGGTAGGAGAAAAATATAACGGACAGCAGCTTACTGTATTGCATTACATAGACGGAAAAGTAGAAAAACTGAATGGTAAGAGTGCAGACGATATGGTATCTGTTTCTGTAAAAAGTCTGGGAGGATTTGGAGTAGTGGTAGATACACCTTCAAATTCACAGGGAAATAATCAGAGCGGAAATCAGAGCAATGGCTCAAACGGTGGCGTAAAAACAGGGGATGAGGCACAGCTCATGCTTTGGATGTGCATTGGTGTTATATCCTTAGGAACAATAACAGCTTTGTACAGAAGAAAGAAAAATATAAAATAA